Part of the Chanodichthys erythropterus isolate Z2021 chromosome 13, ASM2448905v1, whole genome shotgun sequence genome is shown below.
ttgatggctactatccctttaactcttACTACATAATGAAATATTCTATATAATAttgtcataaataaataaaataaaagaacagATATTATAAAGATATTATTGAGGCCTATTTGAAATAAGAACAGGAATAGCACTACTCATCTATtgtcaaatatttaatataactagTCTGATTGCAcaaaattaatgtatttttaatacatttttaactgaaaaaaatcttcaaaatGTATAGATCATTCACAGTCATAGGCAATCAATACTTGTATATAAAATTTCAGTATTGTAAATAACATCAAATATGGTGGCACATATCATCAGGAAAAAGAAATTGTCAGAGCATAAATGTCAAAGATGATTGTGTGTTCCTGAGAACTGAGGAAAGTAAAATCTTTGTATACACAGATAAAGTGGCTTTCAGTTCAAGTTTAAACATGCATTGACATTGACAACAAACCAGTCTAAAACCTGAGCCTCCTGGATGAAGCATCCTTCTTGATTTCCTGACCAGTTTCTGATTAGTAGGAATCGCACTTGTGTTTGATCATGAGAGCGCAGATAGTTTCTCCGCATCCCCAGCATGGCTGTACAGTATGAGCAGGTCCTAGTTTTAACTTGCACACTGTACAAGTACCTGAGGTGTTCTGTTGTGATGGAGACTTTTGGTTTTGAGCAATGAGCTGTTTGAGTTCAGTTAAGATGGCCGTGTTGGGTGCAAGAGCAATATCTGTGACCTCGATACGCGCTGGGTCAAAGACACAGTCCTCTTCTAGACCGCTGGGCACAGCTTTCATGCCGCAGTTAGGAGGTACCCAGGCAGTGTCGTAGCCCTGACTATGCCAGGTCTTCTGTAGGGGATGGTTGTCCTTATCAATTTTTTTGACTTTTCCACAGTCGACACTTAATTTAAGCACTACTCTGTCAGTAGCTGGGGATCTCAGAGGATAGCGCTCTGCTTTCTTCTGGTCACGGCTCACATAAACTCCAGGTCCCAGCATTCCATCTGATGATTGCCGGAACCCATTTTTTATGATCTGACGAGCTACTTGCACAGAGGTGCCGTGATACATCGTATAGTGACTGCCTGATTTGGCTTCCTGGTTTGCCTGAAGATGAGGATCTTCATCATAGAATGCCTCCCAGCCAAAGAATGGGATCGATGACATTTTTTAATATCCTGtggattaaatataataataatttgacaCTATAGCCACATGTTTGGACACATCTGCACATCTGCTTAATCTTTATTACTATTTTCTATAATTTAGAATACTAATAAAGGCAACAAAACTATGAAATAACAAAgtatgaaaaataaagtatgaaaatttGTGTTTAACTATATTATAGCTTCAAAGTCACCACCTTGTGTCTAAATTACAACAacttttataagaaaaaagcATTTCTAATTTATAGCATTTATGCCAAACATTACAAACATATTCAAAATGAAACTGCCAGTTCTTTAGGTGACTTTTGTGTCAGATTTGTCAATTTTGAAATGAATTAAGCCTATGTgttttacaatttacaatatgTCAGCAGTTCCGCCATATAGTTCgtgtaaaaaatttaattttgttttctcGACATATTCATTGATCAAGATAGTCCTATATTATATTCAAAGAAAACAAACTTACTTTAAATACTTCTCGCAAGTGGACAAGAAATGACAAGACACTCCGAGTCTAAACTTTCTTATTTAGTTATACCCAAGTCAGCCTTTCACTTTCTATTCTTCTTGAACACGTCTTCCTGTTTTGCTGATCGGgagtaaaaatgtatttcctctatgaaaaagtgaaaattattattattattattatttttttttaactcatcaAGGGATGTCAAACAATATACTTCTGCATGCATTTGTTTAATTCTTTAAAGCGTTGACACTTTTTGAACTAAATTAATGTGATCCGTCAATCAAACAGTGTAGACCCGCCTTCTTTTTTATAAGAAATATTTCATTGGCCATAACCTCTCTTACGCATAAACGTGGTGACCAGTGGTGTTGCCATGTCCGCTTATTATAAGCGATTTTTTTAAGTTGGTCAATCACTAAGAGCACTCTACAtaatgtcagttttttttagTCAAGTGTTTCTGCGTTTCCCAACTATCTATTCTCAGTGAGTAAC
Proteins encoded:
- the gig2p gene encoding grass carp reovirus (GCRV)-induced gene 2p, which codes for MSSIPFFGWEAFYDEDPHLQANQEAKSGSHYTMYHGTSVQVARQIIKNGFRQSSDGMLGPGVYVSRDQKKAERYPLRSPATDRVVLKLSVDCGKVKKIDKDNHPLQKTWHSQGYDTAWVPPNCGMKAVPSGLEEDCVFDPARIEVTDIALAPNTAILTELKQLIAQNQKSPSQQNTSGTCTVCKLKLGPAHTVQPCWGCGETICALMIKHKCDSY